A region from the Nocardioides plantarum genome encodes:
- a CDS encoding glycosyl hydrolase family 18 protein, translating into MLRTPIALALVTTTLVTALVAGGPVHDPALAAPAATTRAALPLTGFAYGGLPRATLRRDAPALRTVTVDGVALAADGRAVAEPDEAMVGLGRSARAKGLHTELLVHNFSGRLDDFDPRRAHRLLADPQAIARVSAQLAGLVDAGGWDGVNVDLELVPEDDAPGLVALCEALQDALPADRTVTIDISAAASPRAYRRHGYDLTGIAAAVDRIELMAYDEHGPGWSEPGAIGGLRWQREAAVAMRRVVPADKIDLGTAAYGYAWRDGHQGRGSTLSPALARATARRAGVRPVWHAGVAEWSARLPSGTVVWWADARSLRHRAALARDLGLHGLALWRLGPADPLV; encoded by the coding sequence CCGGCGGCCCGGTCCACGACCCCGCCCTGGCGGCCCCCGCCGCGACGACCCGGGCCGCGCTCCCCCTCACCGGGTTCGCCTACGGGGGGCTGCCGCGGGCGACCCTGCGCCGCGACGCCCCGGCCCTCCGCACCGTGACCGTCGACGGCGTCGCCCTGGCGGCCGACGGACGCGCGGTGGCCGAGCCCGACGAGGCCATGGTCGGACTCGGCCGGTCGGCGCGGGCCAAGGGCCTCCACACCGAGCTGCTCGTGCACAACTTCAGCGGCCGCCTCGACGACTTCGACCCCCGGCGGGCCCACCGGCTGCTGGCCGACCCGCAGGCGATCGCCCGCGTCAGCGCCCAGCTGGCCGGGCTCGTCGATGCCGGCGGCTGGGACGGGGTCAACGTCGACCTCGAGCTGGTCCCCGAGGACGACGCCCCGGGCCTGGTCGCGCTCTGCGAGGCCCTGCAGGACGCGCTGCCCGCCGACAGGACCGTCACCATCGACATCTCTGCCGCCGCCTCGCCGCGCGCCTACCGCCGGCACGGCTACGACCTGACCGGCATCGCCGCGGCCGTGGACCGGATCGAGCTGATGGCCTACGACGAGCACGGCCCGGGCTGGTCGGAGCCCGGTGCGATCGGCGGCCTGCGCTGGCAGCGCGAGGCCGCCGTCGCGATGCGCCGTGTCGTGCCCGCCGACAAGATCGACCTCGGTACGGCGGCCTACGGCTACGCCTGGCGCGACGGGCACCAGGGACGGGGATCGACGCTGAGCCCGGCCCTGGCCCGCGCCACCGCGAGGCGGGCCGGCGTGCGGCCGGTCTGGCACGCCGGCGTGGCCGAGTGGTCGGCGCGACTGCCGAGCGGCACGGTCGTCTGGTGGGCCGACGCACGGTCGCTGCGCCACCGGGCCGCCCTGGCCCGCGACCTCGGCCTGCACGGGCTGGCCCTGTGGCGCCTCGGCCCGGCCGACCCGCTCGTCTGA